The proteins below are encoded in one region of Alkalinema sp. FACHB-956:
- a CDS encoding response regulator translates to MGSVCIQIIEGNPHLRSLLGWHLQQAGYQVFQSADCLQAREAFQARQPNLVIVSNDLPGGEGLEFCRWLRQQPQVMILMLSAQSTEADIVQGLRAGADDYLTKPFGMQEFLARIDALTRRARMAAPPAFLDYGSLKIDLVHRRVRFAGERIELTPQEFSLLYVLAQAGGSPLSRSELLQRAWPDEIDNPRTVDTHILSLRKKVEIDPHQPSLIQTVRNVGYRLNLESLNSTVGRPPANYPQPNIAIARSVP, encoded by the coding sequence GTGGGATCCGTTTGTATACAAATTATCGAGGGAAATCCGCACCTGCGATCGCTGCTCGGGTGGCACCTCCAGCAGGCGGGTTACCAAGTGTTTCAGTCCGCCGATTGCCTGCAGGCTCGTGAAGCCTTCCAGGCTCGGCAACCCAATCTCGTAATCGTCAGTAACGATTTACCTGGGGGCGAAGGTCTTGAGTTTTGTCGCTGGCTCCGTCAGCAGCCCCAGGTGATGATTTTGATGCTGTCTGCCCAGTCCACCGAGGCTGACATTGTGCAAGGGTTACGTGCCGGTGCCGATGACTATTTGACGAAACCCTTTGGGATGCAAGAGTTTTTGGCGCGCATCGATGCCCTCACCCGTCGGGCACGCATGGCCGCCCCGCCGGCCTTCCTAGACTACGGCAGCCTCAAAATTGATCTGGTACATCGGCGGGTTCGCTTTGCTGGGGAACGCATTGAACTCACGCCCCAGGAATTCAGCCTGTTGTACGTCCTGGCTCAGGCCGGGGGGTCGCCCCTCAGCCGATCGGAACTCCTGCAACGGGCCTGGCCTGACGAAATCGACAACCCGCGTACCGTGGATACCCATATCCTTTCGCTACGCAAAAAAGTCGAAATCGATCCCCATCAGCCCAGCCTGATTCAAACCGTGCGGAATGTGGGCTATCGATTGAACTTAGAAAGCTTGAACTCCACCGTGGGCCGCCCCCCGGCGAACTACCCCCAGCCTAATATCGCGATCGCCCGATCGGTGCCCTAA
- a CDS encoding thylakoid membrane photosystem I accumulation factor, which translates to MSAALSKMLSPLQPLHTLRTFSGYLRKLATVVSLCVLALLFCFPSPAQAALNDDRFDGDIFALYAGNGSLIPPRITLADTIKKEKPAIVVFYADDSSDCKEYSLTVSQLQAFYGRAASFIAIRVDSLPLKEDYEPTEPAYYYQGYIPQTVIFDQKGQVRLDEVGKVPFEKSDDVLREVFDLLPRSESQTLQRRKVNELSTELVPQ; encoded by the coding sequence ATGTCCGCTGCCCTCTCAAAAATGCTTAGTCCTCTCCAGCCCCTTCACACTCTGAGAACCTTCAGCGGCTATCTCCGGAAACTCGCAACTGTGGTCAGTCTCTGTGTGTTGGCTCTGCTGTTCTGTTTCCCGTCACCCGCCCAGGCTGCCCTGAATGACGATCGCTTTGATGGCGACATTTTTGCGCTCTATGCCGGAAATGGCTCCCTGATTCCCCCTCGGATCACCCTGGCAGATACCATCAAGAAAGAAAAACCCGCGATCGTGGTGTTCTATGCCGATGACAGCAGCGATTGCAAGGAATATTCACTGACGGTTTCCCAACTGCAAGCCTTCTATGGTCGTGCTGCAAGCTTTATTGCGATTCGAGTAGACTCCCTCCCGCTCAAAGAAGACTACGAACCGACGGAACCCGCCTATTATTACCAGGGCTATATTCCCCAAACAGTCATTTTTGACCAAAAGGGCCAAGTGCGCCTCGATGAAGTGGGTAAGGTGCCCTTTGAAAAATCCGATGATGTCCTGCGGGAAGTGTTTGATCTCTTGCCCCGATCGGAATCCCAAACGCTGCAACGGCGCAAGGTCAATGAACTGAGTACCGAACTGGTTCCGCAGTAA
- the grxD gene encoding Grx4 family monothiol glutaredoxin — MTPEVKQRIEDLIQNNKIMVFMKGNKLMPQCGFSNNVVQILNVLGVPFETFDILADYEIRQGIKDYSNWPTIPQVYINGEFIGGSDIMIELYQKGELQQMVEVALAS, encoded by the coding sequence ATGACCCCAGAAGTAAAACAACGCATCGAAGACCTGATTCAAAACAACAAAATCATGGTTTTCATGAAAGGCAACAAACTCATGCCCCAGTGCGGCTTCTCCAACAACGTCGTACAGATCCTCAACGTCCTCGGCGTCCCCTTCGAAACCTTCGATATTCTCGCAGACTACGAAATTCGCCAAGGCATCAAAGACTACTCCAACTGGCCCACCATTCCCCAGGTCTACATTAATGGTGAGTTCATTGGCGGTTCAGACATCATGATCGAGCTGTACCAAAAAGGCGAGCTCCAACAAATGGTCGAAGTAGCCCTTGCATCCTAG
- a CDS encoding DUF6761 family protein: protein MLQDARTIRFYQRLSDALVELWNRGYRFDDLRLYLDGYIAALRHSDSLEPFQINRLEEEITRYLYDASNFEMPEPQPDWDLGYY, encoded by the coding sequence ATGCTTCAAGATGCACGCACCATTCGCTTTTACCAACGGCTCTCGGATGCGCTTGTAGAGCTGTGGAATCGTGGGTATCGTTTTGATGACCTTCGCCTCTATTTGGATGGCTACATTGCCGCCCTGCGCCATAGCGACAGCCTCGAGCCGTTTCAGATTAATCGTTTAGAAGAGGAGATTACTCGCTACTTGTACGATGCTTCGAATTTTGAGATGCCAGAGCCACAGCCAGATTGGGACTTGGGCTATTACTAA
- a CDS encoding BolA/IbaG family iron-sulfur metabolism protein → MVNPDQVEAMITAEIPDAKVQVFTNDGSHFEVTVVSDAFAGKRRVQQHQMVYAAVKQAMATEAIHALALNTFTPEEWAAKV, encoded by the coding sequence ATCGTGAATCCGGATCAGGTTGAAGCAATGATTACGGCTGAAATTCCGGATGCCAAAGTTCAGGTTTTTACCAATGATGGCTCCCATTTCGAAGTCACCGTCGTTTCCGACGCCTTCGCAGGTAAACGCCGCGTGCAACAGCACCAAATGGTCTACGCAGCCGTCAAACAAGCCATGGCAACCGAGGCCATCCACGCCCTCGCGCTCAACACCTTCACCCCCGAAGAATGGGCCGCTAAGGTGTAA